GGGTGTGGGTTCTGGAGTTGGCTCTAGTGTTGGCTCTGGTGTTGGCTCTGGTGTTGGTGATGGTGCCGGCTCTGGAGTTGGCTCTGGTGTTGGAGCCGGTGTCGGCTCTGGTGCCCGCTCTGGTGCCCGCTCTGGTGTGGGAATGGGCGTGGGAACAGGTGCCGGCTCTGGTGTTGCTGTCGGCTGTGGTGTTTCTGATGATATCGGTTCAGGAGTGGGAGTCGGTACCGGCTCTGGTGTGGGAGTCGGCTCTGGTGTGGATGTTGGCTCTGGTGCCCGCTCTGGTGCCCGCTCTGGTGTGGGAATGGGCGTGGGAACAGGTGCCGGCTCTGGTGTTGGTGCCGGCTCTGGTGTTGGTGCCGGCTCTGGTGCGGGAATAGGCGTGGGAATAGGTGTCGGTTCTGGTGTTGGTGTCGGCTCTGGTGTGGGAGTCGGCTCTGGTGTTGGTTCTGGTGTGGGATTGGGCGTGGGAATAGGTGCCGGCTCTGGTGTTGGTGTCGGCTCTGGTGTTTCTGATGATATCGGTTCAGGAGTGGGAGTCGGTACCGGCTCTGGTGTTGGTTCTGGTGTCGGTTCTGGTGTTGGTGCCGGCTCTGGTGTTGGTGTTGGTTCTGGTGTTGGCTCTGGTGTGGGAGTCGGCTCTGGTGTTGGTTCTGGTGTGGGATTGGGCGTGGGAATGGGTGCCGGCTCTGGTGTTGGTGTCGGCTCTGGCGTTGGTGTTGGTGTCGGTTCAGGAGTGGGAGTCGGTGCCGGCTCTGGTGTGGGAGTCGGCTCTGGTGTTGGTTCTGGTGTGGGAGTCGGCTCTGGTGTTGGTGTTGGCTCTGGTGTGGGAGTCGGCTCTGGTGTGGGAACAGGTACCGGCTCTGGTGTGGGGCTGGGAGTCGGCTCTGGTGTTGGTGCCGGCTCTGGTGTTGGTGTTGGTTCTGGTGTGGGATTGGGCGTGGGAATGGGTGCCGGCTCTGGTGTTGGTGTCGGCTCTGGTGTCGGTTCAGGAGTGGGAATGGGCGTGGGAATAGGTGCCGGCTCTGGTGTTGGTGCCGGCTCTGGTGTTGGGCTGGGAGTCGGCTCTGGTGTGGGAGTCGGCTCTGGTGTTGGTTCTGGTGTGGGAGTCGGCTCTGGTGTGGGAGTCGGCTCTGGTGTGGGAGTCGGCTCTGGTGTGGGAGTCGGCTCTGGTGTGGGAACAGGTACCGGCTCTGGTGTTGGTGCCGGCTCTGGTGTTGGTGTGGGATTGGGTGTGGGATTGGGCGTGGGAATAGGTGCCGGCTCTGGTGTTGGGCTGGGAGTCGGCTCTGGTGTCGGTTCAGGAGTGGGAGTCGGCTCTGGTGTGGGAGTCGGCTCTGGTGTTGGTGTTGGCTCTGGTGTGGGAATGGGCGTGGGAACAGGTGCCGGCTCTGGCGTGGGAACAGGTGCCGGCTCTGGTGTGGGAGTCGGTTCTGGTGTGGGATTGGGCGTGGGAATGGGCGTGGGAATAGGTGCCGGCTCTGGTGTTGGAGTCGGTTCTGGCGTGGGAATGGGTGTGGGAACTGGCTCTGGTGTTGGAATCGGCGTGGGAATGGGCGCTGGAACTGGTGCTGGTGTTGGAATCGGCGTGGGAATCGGCGTGGGAATCGGCGTGGGAATGGGCGCTGGTGTTGGAATCGGCGTGGGAATCGGCGTGGGAATCGGCGTGGGAATGGGCGCTGGTGTTGGAATCGGCGTGGGAATGGGTGCCGGCTCTGGTGTCGGGCTGGGTGCTGGCTCTGGTGTCGGGCTGGGTGCTGGCTCTGGTGTCGGGCTGGGTGCTGGCTCTGGTGTCGGGCTGGGTGCTGGCTCTGGTGTCGGGCTGGGTGCTGGCTCTGGTGTTGGGGTGGGTGCTGGCTCTGGTGTTGGACTGGGTGCCGGCTCTGGTGTTGGACTGGGTGCCGGCTCTGGTGTTGGACTGGGTGCCGGCTCTGGTGTTGGGCTGGGTGCTGGCTCTGGTGTTGGGCTGGGTGCTGGGGATGAAGGATTAATTTGAATATTGCTTAGGATTTCGGCCCCAACTATCGATGTAATGGTTGAAATCGTATTGTTAGCCCCACTTGTGATGGCGGCTGCCGTTCCATTAATGTTGGCATTCCCAACAATAAAAGGCGTTACCGGATTAGTGGCGTCGCCCCCATGCTCAATGGAGATCGAACCCCCTTGCGAACCGGCAGTAGAAATACTTGCATTTATGCCATTCTGATCAGTGAAAGACCCTGTAACTCGTAAAAATCGCTCGGTTGTAATATCAACATTCCCACCTTGGCTATTATTACCACCTTGGGTGCTAATGGATACTACATTAATGTTGCCATCGGCATTGATATTGACATCACCGCTATCACGAGCCGGATGAGAAGTGTCTATCGTGCCGGTGGTGATAGGGCCGCTGCTAGAGAGGTTAATGTTTCTACCTCTTGATTCGATCCCACCAATGCTTAAACTCGCTCCTGAAATTGTCAGTGTGATGTCTTCCCGTGCTGGGTTTGGGAATCGCATATCTTGCGCCACAAATGCCCCATTCCCATTACTGTCCGCATCTGCTGTAAAAGTTAGTGAGCCAGTTGTGCCGCTGATCTGAAAATTACTGTTAATCGTAATATTATTTGTTGCTTCTAAGATAACGTCGCCATTTTGCAAAAGTCTTTGAATATTATTTTGAGAAATTGTGTAGGTTTCTCCTGGATCATCGCCGGCTAAGATTTGACCATCGTCTAACTGGTTGTCATCTGCTGCGTTATTCCCATTGACAACGAGGATATTTTCCGGGTCTAGCAGTAAAGTGCCTAACTCGCCGTTCGGTGCGCTCAGATCAACTGTGCCATCAAAGGCGAGGTTTTCTTTACCTGAGATTTCAGCAAAACCCCCGTCCCCACCAGTGTTGCTGCCACGGGCACTGAGATTGCCATAAAATCGGGTGACTTTGTCAGACCAAACGATGACACGGCCCCCATTGCCGGCTGCTATAGCGTCTGCGGCGATCTGTGAATCTCTGCTGACGTATGTATTTGTCGCATTTGGCACTAAGCCCATTCCCCGATAATCGCCGCCGATCAGCACATTCCCGCCGCCCGTGGTGCCTGAAGCGTTAATCTTGGCACCGGCTAGTCCGACTGTATTGCCTAAGATGTTGATATTGCCGCCCGGTGAGGGAACCTGCCCTTGAGTGTTTGAGACATCAACTGAGCCGGCTACGATTGCCACACCGGCTTCATTAGGTACTTTTAGACCGGAACCACTTAGCTGTACGGTGCCATCGTTGTTGACTGTCAAACCTGTTGCATGATTTCCACCGCCGCCAGTGAGCAATTCTGGAAGAGACAGGGCAACAGAGGTAGAAGGCGAGACGGGTGCAGAGGGTTTAGATATATCTAAGCTGAGGAGATGCCCTTGTTGGGTAATGCGTACCGTGCTTTCTCCGGGGACTGCGGCGATGGTGATTTCGCCTCCGGGGGCAGAAACGCTGCCGGTGTTGATCACGGTGCCACCGAGCAAGGTTAAGTTTTGGCCCGATTTTACCCCCAGAGCGCCACTGTTGACGATTGCGCCCGAATGCGAAGACGAGAAGGTAAAGGCGCTGGGAGTGCCGACTAAGGCAGCGTAGTCGTTGTTACCCGTT
Above is a genomic segment from Microcoleus sp. FACHB-68 containing:
- a CDS encoding CHAT domain-containing protein gives rise to the protein MKSVSFKKNCQQAKDKLFLVLSSYFLFFPYSLAAQPVVPASDGTGTVVTPQGNGLQITGGTLSKDGVNLFHSFTQFGLSAGQIANFQSNPAILNILGRVTGGNASIINGLIQVTGGNSNLFLINPAGIVFGPNASLNVPAAFTATTANSVGFNSGWLNATGNNDYAALVGTPSAFTFSSSHSGAIVNSGALGVKSGQNLTLLGGTVINTGSVSAPGGEITIAAVPGESTVRITQQGHLLSLDISKPSAPVSPSTSVALSLPELLTGGGGNHATGLTVNNDGTVQLSGSGLKVPNEAGVAIVAGSVDVSNTQGQVPSPGGNINILGNTVGLAGAKINASGTTGGGNVLIGGDYRGMGLVPNATNTYVSRDSQIAADAIAAGNGGRVIVWSDKVTRFYGNLSARGSNTGGDGGFAEISGKENLAFDGTVDLSAPNGELGTLLLDPENILVVNGNNAADDNQLDDGQILAGDDPGETYTISQNNIQRLLQNGDVILEATNNITINSNFQISGTTGSLTFTADADSNGNGAFVAQDMRFPNPAREDITLTISGASLSIGGIESRGRNINLSSSGPITTGTIDTSHPARDSGDVNINADGNINVVSISTQGGNNSQGGNVDITTERFLRVTGSFTDQNGINASISTAGSQGGSISIEHGGDATNPVTPFIVGNANINGTAAAITSGANNTISTITSIVGAEILSNIQINPSSPAPSPTPEPAPSPTPEPAPSPTPEPAPSPTPEPAPSPTPEPAPTPTPEPAPSPTPEPAPSPTPEPAPSPTPEPAPSPTPEPAPSPTPEPAPIPTPIPTPAPIPTPIPTPIPTPIPTPAPIPTPIPTPIPTPIPTPAPVPAPIPTPIPTPEPVPTPIPTPEPTPTPEPAPIPTPIPTPNPTPEPTPTPEPAPVPTPEPAPVPTPIPTPEPTPTPEPTPTPEPTPTPEPTPEPTPSPTPEPAPIPTPNPTPNPTPTPEPAPTPEPVPVPTPEPTPTPEPTPTPEPTPTPEPTPTPEPTPEPTPTPEPTPSPTPEPAPTPEPAPIPTPIPTPEPTPEPTPTPEPAPIPTPNPTPEPTPTPEPAPTPEPTPSPTPEPVPVPTPEPTPTPEPTPTPEPTPTPEPTPEPTPTPEPAPTPTPEPTPTPTPEPTPTPEPAPIPTPNPTPEPTPEPTPTPEPTPEPTPTPEPAPTPEPTPEPTPEPVPTPTPEPISSETPEPTPTPEPAPIPTPNPTPEPTPEPTPTPEPTPTPEPTPIPTPIPAPEPAPTPEPAPTPEPAPVPTPIPTPERAPERAPEPTSTPEPTPTPEPVPTPTPEPISSETPQPTATPEPAPVPTPIPTPERAPERAPEPTPAPTPEPTPEPAPSPTPEPTPEPTLEPTPEPTPNPTPETAPTPIPKPAPIPTPTPTPAPTLEPAPVPMRRPNPTPSPDPKSSPVPPSVAVPTPRTNPTSAPVPTPSPIPAPSSNPTSAPVPTPSPSPTPAPVPTPSLIPAPVPTPSLIPAPVPTPSPTPTQASVPTPSSPSYSASGLQYQQSVTSLVTSAPEPQIETNSNSPKVEIDTAAFEIDQSFTSQFEAYLGISEENASPTLAESRQILSDVERATGTKPALLYIRFIPDGGGINPSVNPESKTQGKNKGHEKDSLELVMVTATGEPIRKRIPYAMRSQVLEVAKQFHQEVTTASKRNTNSYLKPAQQLYKWLLAPLEEELEAQGIQNLVLILDSGLRTIPVAALHDGQHFLIEKYSLGLMPSLNLTDTRYQDIRKMEVLAMGASEFTDKTPLPAVPVELNAIAKDVWTGELFLNEAFTLDNLKSQRNARAFGIIHLATHAEFQRGKASNSYIQLWDSKLQMDQVRQLGWHNPAVELLVLSACRTAVGDEEAELGFAGLAVQAGVKSALASLWYVSDEGTLALMTEFYQQLHTVPIKAEALRQAQIAMIQNNVRLQQGHLLSSKDNIALPPSLTNLANKNLSHPYYWAGFTMIGSPW